In Desulfosporosinus youngiae DSM 17734, the genomic stretch TGCACATTCAATAGCAGGAACGAGTCCCCGGGTCTCAATTAGTCCAAGAGCCTGCATAGTTTACCCTCCTATTGTTGTGCCATGACATAAAAGAATTTGACATAATCCGAAGAACTCCAGGTTACTTTAGAACCCTTAGGTACAAAAAGGACATCTCCCTGATGGGCATGAAACGTCTCACCATCGATGGTGATGGACAGGCTTCCTTCGAGAATAATATCAATCTCTTCGCAGCATAATTCCCGCTCAAAGCTGGATTTTTCGATGGTCAAAAAGCCTGCGCTCATTTTGGAATCATCTTTGCCGATCACTTCACGATAAGCTACATCAGTGCCGGGATCTCCTGTATCAAAGGGTTCGAATTTTACAGTCCTGCCGCGTACAATCTTCAGTCCGGTTTTTGCGCCATAAACCGCACGGAAGGGGGATTCAGGAGATGGGTTAGGGACACTTGCCAGGCGTCTGCTGCCCAATACCGCTTTTACCACTTGAAGGATTATTTCCGGGTCAAGCTCGTTTTCCTGGTTCTCTTTCTTCGGCAGTCCGCTTGGTTTAGCCATGTGGCTTCCTTCAGCAGATGAGTCTGTTGTAAATTCCACACCCAGCTCTCTGGCCAGGTCTTTAGCCGCCATGGTAATGATTGTATTGCAGTCGATGCAGATTCGTTTTTGCCCTTTTTCTGCGGCTGCTTTTACCTCGGTTGCAGAAACAAGTTTTTTCAAGGTGCACCTCCTTTCAATCCTCTAAGGTATAGAAGTCGATTATTGCAACGTTAGAATAACGAAGCCCACAATCTGTCCGATGGTGAAGGAATTACTTCTGTATCAACCAGCAAGCCTTTTTCCATAGCGATGGCTTTCCCGGCTTGAATACCCGCTTCCACAGCGCCGACATCCCCGGTGAAGGTGA encodes the following:
- a CDS encoding cupin domain-containing protein, whose amino-acid sequence is MKKLVSATEVKAAAEKGQKRICIDCNTIITMAAKDLARELGVEFTTDSSAEGSHMAKPSGLPKKENQENELDPEIILQVVKAVLGSRRLASVPNPSPESPFRAVYGAKTGLKIVRGRTVKFEPFDTGDPGTDVAYREVIGKDDSKMSAGFLTIEKSSFERELCCEEIDIILEGSLSITIDGETFHAHQGDVLFVPKGSKVTWSSSDYVKFFYVMAQQ